In a single window of the Alphaproteobacteria bacterium LSUCC0684 genome:
- a CDS encoding DegT/DnrJ/EryC1/StrS family aminotransferase: MNNFIPFSLPEIGDDEITEVVDSLRSGWITTGPKAQMFEEMFSEFLGDSNLYCVSVNSATSGLHLALEALCIGPGDEVIVPTHTFTATAEVVRYLGATPVFVDVNPHSFNMSVDSFKAGITSRTKAVMPVHFAGLSCEMEEIIAVARSHHIHIVEDAAHALPTTCNKKFIGTLNSDSTVFSFYANKTMTTGEGGMLVTRNKEIADRAKQMRLHGISRDAFDRFTSKKPSWHYEVIAPGFKYNLTDIAASLGIHQLKKVEQFQNRRQEIAIFYNEHLKDLPLTLPPMPLNEDVHAWHLYVIQLNKELPLSRDRFIELMYENGIGCGVHYIPLHLHPYWRDTYKLTPEMFPVSQRIYEQSVSLPIYSKMTDEDMERVVSTVAKILNNA, from the coding sequence ATGAATAATTTTATCCCTTTTTCGTTGCCGGAAATTGGTGATGATGAAATTACGGAGGTTGTAGACTCCCTTCGCTCTGGCTGGATCACGACTGGGCCCAAAGCCCAAATGTTTGAAGAAATGTTTAGTGAATTTCTAGGTGATTCTAACTTGTATTGCGTTTCTGTGAATTCTGCTACTTCAGGTTTACATTTAGCTTTAGAGGCGCTTTGTATCGGACCTGGTGATGAAGTGATTGTTCCCACTCATACCTTCACCGCCACAGCTGAGGTGGTGCGTTATCTTGGCGCCACTCCTGTATTTGTTGACGTTAATCCTCATTCATTCAATATGAGTGTTGATTCATTCAAAGCAGGTATTACTTCTAGAACTAAAGCTGTTATGCCAGTCCACTTTGCAGGTTTGTCATGTGAAATGGAAGAAATCATTGCGGTTGCTAGGAGTCACCATATACACATTGTCGAAGATGCGGCTCATGCTTTGCCTACCACCTGTAACAAGAAGTTTATTGGTACTTTAAATAGCGATTCGACAGTTTTTAGTTTTTACGCCAATAAAACAATGACCACTGGCGAAGGTGGAATGTTAGTTACTCGCAATAAGGAGATTGCCGATCGCGCTAAACAAATGCGATTGCATGGGATAAGCAGGGATGCATTTGATCGTTTCACCTCAAAAAAACCATCTTGGCATTATGAGGTAATAGCCCCCGGTTTTAAATATAACCTAACTGACATTGCAGCAAGCCTAGGCATTCATCAGCTTAAAAAAGTTGAACAATTTCAAAACAGACGACAAGAGATTGCTATTTTTTATAATGAACATCTTAAAGATTTGCCCCTGACTTTGCCGCCAATGCCACTTAATGAAGATGTACATGCGTGGCACTTGTATGTCATACAACTAAATAAAGAGCTACCTCTTTCTCGAGATCGTTTCATCGAGCTGATGTATGAAAATGGTATTGGTTGCGGCGTTCATTATATCCCTCTTCATCTCCATCCTTATTGGCGTGATACTTATAAATTAACTCCTGAAATGTTTCCTGTTAGCCAACGTATCTATGAGCAATCAGTTTCATTGCCTATTTACAGTAAGATGACAGATGAGGATATGGAGAGGGTCGTTTCGACAGTTGCCAAAATACTAAACAATGCTTAA
- a CDS encoding transcriptional regulator, whose amino-acid sequence MGWSAQDLANRSGVGATTLRRYEMSDGIPSANAKSLQTVIETFQRAGIEFTGDPLKNPGVILHLKE is encoded by the coding sequence TTGGGCTGGAGTGCTCAAGATCTAGCTAATAGAAGCGGGGTTGGAGCAACGACTTTAAGGCGCTATGAAATGTCAGATGGAATACCGAGTGCGAATGCGAAAAGTCTGCAAACTGTCATCGAGACGTTTCAAAGAGCGGGTATTGAGTTCACAGGCGATCCGCTAAAAAACCCTGGCGTGATCTTGCATCTGAAGGAGTGA
- a CDS encoding glycosyltransferase family 4 protein has protein sequence MRKDNSFLFINTFDPVVPIFNDLAKSLSIKGYTCFALVSSCSYRPSVASQYINYIQVPSFGFKNKRICSIIYFMLAPIFIFIYRKYSVIYFSQPPLFYIFGGLLSKLCGSTFFIHVMDLYPDLLINKFKTNLVLKILKKLSVYVFNSSKGVIVIGDCMKDKLLSRGVFSNLLIKIPNWPNMSLLSHCVSKNNFSDRYKLNNKFVITYTGNMGYFHEFGSIINAAKFLSDNLDILFVFVGSGVSRKYISNHTSSLNNVLLLDFLPFDQLIDLYKITSLHFVSLKEGYEGLMVPSKFYGLIASGKPILYQGNSCSEISNIINNSSCGTVYDSNTSHLHEIITQYYNSPVLCNTHGANAYNCFLNNYHPSMLINRYTSFLINS, from the coding sequence ATGAGAAAAGATAATTCATTTTTATTCATTAACACGTTTGATCCAGTTGTTCCTATTTTTAATGACCTCGCTAAATCTTTATCAATCAAAGGTTATACTTGCTTTGCCCTTGTAAGTTCATGCTCTTATCGCCCAAGTGTGGCTTCTCAATATATTAACTATATCCAAGTGCCTTCCTTTGGTTTTAAAAATAAAAGAATCTGCTCAATCATCTATTTTATGCTTGCGCCTATATTTATTTTTATTTATAGAAAATATTCTGTTATCTACTTTTCTCAGCCACCATTATTCTATATATTTGGTGGTTTATTATCTAAATTATGTGGCTCCACTTTTTTTATTCACGTAATGGATTTATATCCCGATCTTTTAATAAATAAATTTAAAACTAATTTGGTACTAAAAATATTAAAAAAATTATCAGTTTATGTATTCAATTCCTCTAAAGGAGTTATTGTAATTGGTGATTGCATGAAAGATAAGCTATTATCACGAGGTGTTTTTTCTAATTTATTAATTAAGATTCCTAATTGGCCTAATATGTCTTTACTATCTCATTGTGTCTCTAAAAATAATTTTTCAGATAGGTATAAATTAAATAATAAATTCGTGATTACTTATACTGGAAACATGGGTTATTTTCATGAGTTCGGTTCTATTATCAATGCAGCAAAATTTTTATCAGATAATCTTGATATCTTATTTGTATTTGTTGGTTCTGGTGTATCTAGAAAATATATATCTAATCATACTTCATCCCTAAATAACGTTCTATTGCTTGATTTTTTGCCGTTTGACCAATTAATTGATTTATATAAAATTACATCGTTACACTTTGTTTCTTTAAAGGAAGGTTACGAGGGTTTAATGGTCCCTAGTAAGTTTTATGGCCTTATTGCTTCAGGAAAACCTATTTTGTATCAAGGGAATTCTTGCTCTGAAATTTCAAATATTATTAATAATTCTAGTTGCGGCACCGTTTATGACTCTAATACTTCTCACTTACACGAAATTATTACTCAATATTACAATTCTCCTGTTTTATGTAATACCCATGGTGCAAATGCATATAATTGTTTTTTAAATAATTATCATCCGTCTATGCTTATAAATAGATATACCAGTTTTTTGATCAATTCGTAG
- a CDS encoding tyrosine-type recombinase/integrase — translation MNIEKLFTSLEGAYAPNTIKAYRSDLEHLTRWSQQNKLNPLSLSGTEFVQYLEEMGQSLTVATMSRRVASISRLLDLLKQPNPTKEPDVILGLKRLKRNLGIAQKQATPLTLEVMRKLQAVCDNTILGLRNRLLLQLGYESMRRRSEICAFKFEDVKILPNGKHVLLLRKSKTDQFGEGKLIPISDELVEMISHWQDKIKQTDGYILRSFKRDLSIRESLVPAALNKILKFLQRKAKLKDIGELSGHSFRVGAAIDLLDKGVPLERIMLRGGWKSENTALRYLRNWDDSDWLLI, via the coding sequence ATGAATATCGAGAAACTGTTTACATCACTCGAGGGTGCATACGCACCCAACACTATCAAAGCCTACCGCTCTGACCTTGAACACCTCACTCGTTGGTCCCAACAAAACAAGCTAAATCCACTGTCACTCAGCGGCACGGAATTTGTGCAATATCTTGAAGAGATGGGTCAATCACTCACTGTAGCCACGATGAGTCGACGTGTCGCTAGTATCAGTCGGCTTCTCGATTTATTAAAACAACCTAACCCGACCAAAGAGCCTGATGTAATCCTCGGGCTTAAGCGGCTTAAACGCAATTTAGGCATAGCTCAAAAACAGGCCACGCCACTCACGCTAGAGGTCATGCGTAAGCTGCAAGCAGTGTGTGATAACACCATTCTGGGTTTACGTAACCGCTTACTACTCCAACTAGGCTATGAAAGCATGCGTCGACGCTCTGAGATATGCGCATTTAAGTTTGAGGATGTAAAAATATTACCAAACGGAAAACACGTCCTGCTCTTACGAAAATCAAAAACAGATCAGTTTGGTGAGGGGAAGTTAATCCCCATTTCAGATGAGCTTGTTGAGATGATCAGTCACTGGCAAGACAAGATCAAACAAACTGACGGATACATCTTAAGAAGCTTTAAACGCGACTTAAGCATTAGGGAAAGTTTAGTCCCTGCTGCTTTGAATAAGATACTGAAATTTCTTCAGCGCAAAGCGAAATTGAAGGATATTGGCGAGCTATCAGGTCACTCGTTTCGAGTGGGTGCTGCTATAGATCTTCTTGATAAAGGTGTACCGCTTGAAAGGATCATGCTTCGCGGTGGATGGAAATCTGAGAATACCGCGTTACGATACTTAAGGAACTGGGATGATAGCGATTGGCTACTTATTTGA
- a CDS encoding sulfotransferase: protein MTLSNYPPRQVFIIGAARSGTKFLRECLSASKDIYTIPYDISFIWRFGSENCQHDELLPSMLTQSKILKIKSFINYFLKYADNSTFFLDKTVSNTLRVSYLNVIYPDALFIHLTRDGRAVVESSIRQWNSSISISYILYKLKYFPLSNYKYALWFASNFLRSLFSDTPRLWGPRYNGIDTDIHKLSIEDVCSKQWSRCVDIADKQLSLIDSNRVTHLKFEDLVDDSKFLYDICSFIGISDSDAVVKKYDAIVRKDNNIKSFRALSTQTLVSISKYAEKSLIRLGYL, encoded by the coding sequence ATGACTTTAAGTAACTATCCTCCAAGGCAAGTTTTCATAATTGGTGCTGCTAGATCTGGCACTAAATTTCTTCGTGAATGTTTATCTGCTTCAAAAGATATTTATACCATACCTTATGATATTTCTTTTATTTGGCGTTTTGGTTCCGAAAATTGTCAGCATGATGAGCTTCTTCCTTCTATGTTGACTCAGTCTAAAATTTTAAAAATAAAATCATTTATTAATTATTTTTTAAAGTATGCCGATAATTCTACTTTTTTTTTAGATAAAACCGTATCAAATACACTCCGTGTTTCTTATTTGAATGTAATTTATCCTGATGCATTATTTATACATTTGACTCGAGATGGTCGTGCTGTTGTTGAATCTTCTATTCGTCAGTGGAATTCCTCAATTTCTATTTCATATATTTTATACAAGCTTAAATATTTCCCACTCTCTAACTATAAATATGCATTATGGTTTGCATCTAATTTTCTTCGCTCCCTGTTTTCTGACACTCCTCGTTTGTGGGGGCCGCGCTATAATGGTATAGATACCGATATTCATAAATTGTCTATTGAAGATGTTTGTTCTAAGCAATGGTCCCGCTGCGTTGATATTGCTGATAAACAGCTTTCCCTTATTGATTCTAATAGAGTTACTCATCTTAAATTTGAGGATTTAGTAGATGATTCAAAATTTCTGTATGATATCTGCTCATTTATCGGTATTTCAGATTCAGATGCTGTTGTCAAAAAATATGATGCTATTGTTAGAAAGGATAACAATATTAAATCTTTTCGTGCTCTTTCTACACAGACTTTAGTGTCCATTTCTAAGTACGCAGAAAAATCGCTTATTCGACTAGGTTATCTATGA
- a CDS encoding sugar transferase has translation MLKRFFDLVFSAFGLLVISPFFLLIALLIKIDSAGPVFFRQVRVGRYLCLFKIHKFRTMVVNASDIGPSVTTDVDPRVTRIGKILRKYKLDELPQLIDVLLGDMSLVGPRPEVPKYVDAYSDVDKKIIFSVKPGITDKASIEFRNENELIANVSDADRVYIEKILPNKLSYYHEYVETRSLWLDIKIIFKTVWLILPFNSNK, from the coding sequence ATGCTTAAGAGATTTTTTGATCTTGTATTTTCTGCTTTTGGTCTTTTGGTTATATCGCCTTTTTTTCTCCTTATTGCTTTATTAATCAAGATTGACTCTGCAGGACCTGTATTCTTTCGACAGGTAAGGGTGGGTAGATATCTTTGTCTTTTTAAAATTCATAAATTTAGGACAATGGTTGTAAATGCATCTGATATAGGGCCAAGTGTCACCACTGATGTTGATCCTAGGGTAACCAGAATAGGTAAGATTTTAAGAAAATATAAACTTGATGAGCTACCTCAACTTATTGATGTGCTCCTTGGTGATATGAGCCTTGTGGGTCCAAGACCGGAGGTGCCTAAGTATGTGGATGCTTATTCTGATGTAGATAAAAAAATCATCTTTTCAGTTAAGCCAGGTATTACTGATAAAGCTTCTATAGAGTTTCGTAATGAGAATGAATTAATAGCAAATGTAAGTGATGCAGATCGTGTTTATATTGAAAAAATACTTCCAAATAAATTGAGTTATTATCATGAGTACGTTGAGACTCGTTCGTTATGGCTTGATATCAAGATCATTTTTAAAACAGTCTGGCTAATACTTCCGTTTAACTCAAATAAGTAG